The Blastococcus sp. HT6-4 genome window below encodes:
- a CDS encoding ABC transporter ATP-binding protein — protein MSPSAAAVDQRAGPPPSPAVWCSGLRKRYGRQTAVADVSFTVGRGEVLGLLGPNGAGKTSVIKMLLGLVRPDAGEVLLLGRKSSDPRSRAAVGYLPELFRYQPWLTAAEVLDLHVKLSRIDVPAEERRECLALVGLADRAGDRVGGFSKGMQQRLGLAVALVARPELVVLDEPTSALDPIGRVDVRDLVLSLKSRGVAVLLNSHLIGEVERVCDRVVILDRGRVAASGTLAELLGQREVRLRLAGVDARTEDRLRAAGALTRSGDWFTVQLTADDDGVTVPDLVRDLVGLGVRVHAVEPVRISLEERLLAVLRHEEPTPEEAAP, from the coding sequence GTGAGCCCTTCCGCTGCCGCGGTCGACCAGCGCGCCGGTCCGCCGCCCTCCCCGGCGGTCTGGTGCTCCGGGCTGCGCAAGCGGTACGGGCGGCAGACCGCCGTGGCCGACGTCTCCTTCACCGTGGGCCGCGGCGAGGTGCTCGGGCTGCTGGGCCCCAACGGTGCGGGGAAGACCAGCGTCATCAAGATGCTGCTGGGCCTGGTGCGGCCCGATGCCGGCGAGGTGCTGCTCCTCGGGCGGAAGTCCTCCGACCCCCGCTCCCGCGCCGCCGTCGGGTACCTCCCCGAGCTCTTCCGGTACCAGCCGTGGCTGACCGCGGCCGAGGTGCTCGACCTGCACGTGAAGCTGTCCCGCATCGACGTGCCCGCCGAGGAGCGCCGCGAGTGCCTCGCGCTCGTCGGGCTCGCCGACCGCGCCGGCGACCGGGTCGGTGGGTTCTCCAAGGGCATGCAGCAGCGCCTGGGGCTGGCCGTCGCCCTGGTCGCCCGCCCGGAGCTCGTCGTCCTGGACGAGCCGACCAGCGCGCTGGACCCGATCGGCCGGGTCGACGTCCGCGACCTCGTGCTCTCGCTGAAGTCGCGCGGCGTCGCGGTGCTCCTCAACTCGCACCTGATCGGTGAGGTGGAGCGCGTCTGCGACCGGGTGGTGATCCTCGACCGGGGCCGGGTGGCGGCGTCCGGGACGCTGGCCGAGCTGCTCGGGCAGCGCGAGGTACGGCTGCGGCTGGCCGGCGTGGACGCCCGGACCGAGGACCGGCTGCGGGCGGCCGGGGCACTGACCCGGAGCGGCGACTGGTTCACCGTCCAGCTCACGGCGGACGACGACGGCGTCACCGTGCCCGACCTGGTGCGCGACCTCGTCGGCCTCGGCGTCCGCGTGCACGCCGTCGAGCCGGTGCGGATCAGTCTCGAGGAGCGACTGCTCGCCGTCCTCCGGCACGAGGAGCCCACGCCTGAGGAGGCCGCCCCGTGA
- a CDS encoding sigma-70 family RNA polymerase sigma factor: MTAPTARVGVRSDLEDVFRQHYGQVAGVAARVLGSRDQAEDVAQEVFLSFGRSSVPAAEAAGWLSVAAAHTALNLIRSGRRRADREETVASAADSVTPDVADTVLTLEDRSRVRAALARLPRKQATALVLRHSGLSYAEVATALNLSPGSVGTTVRRAESALRKELNRHASSE; the protein is encoded by the coding sequence GTGACGGCTCCGACAGCGCGGGTGGGCGTCCGCAGCGACCTCGAGGACGTCTTCCGGCAGCACTACGGGCAGGTGGCCGGGGTCGCCGCCCGGGTGCTCGGTTCGCGCGACCAGGCCGAGGACGTCGCCCAGGAGGTCTTCCTGTCCTTCGGTCGCTCGTCGGTCCCCGCCGCCGAGGCCGCAGGCTGGCTGTCGGTCGCCGCGGCCCACACCGCGCTGAACCTGATCCGTTCCGGGCGCCGCCGCGCGGACCGGGAGGAGACGGTGGCCTCCGCCGCCGACTCCGTCACCCCGGACGTGGCCGACACGGTGCTCACCCTCGAGGACCGCAGCCGTGTCCGGGCGGCCCTGGCCCGGCTGCCCCGCAAGCAGGCGACCGCGCTCGTGCTGCGCCACAGCGGCCTGAGCTACGCCGAGGTCGCCACCGCACTGAATCTCTCCCCCGGCAGCGTCGGCACGACCGTCCGCCGCGCCGAATCCGCCCTTCGCAAGGAGCTGAACCGCCATGCGTCATCCGAATGA